gttgacgttgagattggtgttttgtgggaactatttaatgaagctgccagttgaggtgtctgtttctcaaactagacactctaatgtacttgtcctcttgctcagttgtgcaccggggcctcccactcctctttctattctggttagagtcagttcgcgctgttctgtgaagggagtagtacacagcgttgtacgagatcttcagtttcttgacaatttctagaatggaatagccttcatttctcagaagaagaatagactgatgagtttcagaagaaagatctttgtttctggacattttgagcctgtaatcgaacccacaaatgctgatgctccagatactcagctagtctaaagaaggccagttttattgcttctttaatcagaacaacagttttcagctgtgctgacataattgcaaaagcgttttctaatgatcaattagccttttaaaatgataaacttggattagctaacacaatgtgccattggaacacaggaatgatagttgctgataatgggcctctgtacgtctatgtagatattccataaaaaatctgccgtttccagccacaatagtcatttacaacattaacaatgtctacactgtatttcagatcaattgtatgttattttaatggacaatttttttgttgcttttctttcaaaaacatggacatttctatttgaccccaaacttttgaacggtagtgtacatacaggcTAGCTCACTGCTTCCGCTCAGCTACTGCCTGCTATTCATTCCTGTTACCCAGTACGGAGAGgagaaacagtgagaacagccataTTCGTTGGTTATCCATCTGTTGGTACACCATCTTTTAGTTCCCCATATTTTGGTTCACCATGTTTTGgtaaatttgcatatactccagaatgttatgaagagtgatcagatgaattgcaattaattgcaaagtccctctttgccatgcaaatgaactgaatcccccaaaaacatttccactgcatttcagccctgccacaaaaagaccagctgacatcatgtcagtgattctctcgttaacacaggtgtgattgttgacgaggacaaggctggagatcactctgtcatgctgattgagtttgaataacagactagaagcttcaaaaggagggtggtgcttggaatcattgttcttcctctgtctatcatggttacctgcaaggaaacacatgccatcatcattgctttgcacaaaaagggcttcacaggcaaggatattgctgccagtaagattgcacctaaatcaaccatttattggatcatcaagaacttcaaggagagtggttcaattgttgtgaagaaggcttcagggcgcccaagaagtgccagcaagcgccaggaccgtctcctaaagttgattcagctgcggatcggggcaccaccagtacagagattgctcaggaatggcagcaggcaggtgtgagtgcatctgcacgcacagtgaggcaaagactttggaggatggcctggtgtcaagaagggcagcaaagaagccacttctctccaggaaaaacatcagggacagactgatattctgcaaaaggtacagggattggactgctgaggactggggtaaagtcattttctctgatgaatcccctttccgattgtttgagcATCCTGGATAAAagtttgtccggagaagacaaggtgagtgctaccatcagtcctgtgtcatgccaacagtaaagcatcctgagaccattcatgtgtggggttgcttctcagccaagggagtgggctcactcacattttggcctaagaacacagtcatgaataaagaatggtaccaacacatcctccgagagcaacttctcccaaccatccaggaacagtttggtgacgaacaatgccttttccagcatgatggagcaccttgccataaggcaaaagtgataactaagtggctaggggaacaaaacatcgatattttggatccatggtcaggaaactccccagaccttaatccattgagaacttgtggtcaatcctcaaaagGCGGTGgcacaaacaaaacccacaaattctgacaaactccaagcattgattatgcaagaatgggctgccatcagtcaggatgtggcccagaagttgattgacagcatgccagggaggattgcagaggtcttgaaaaagaagggtcaacactgcaaatattgactctttgcatcaacttcatgtaattgtcaataaaagcctttgacacttatgaaatgcttgtaattatacttcagtattccatagtaacatctgacaaaatatctaaagacactgaggcaacagacttgtgaaaatgaatatttgtgtcattctcaaaacttttggccacgactgtacacagtcAAGATCCTTACAGACAGACTGACTTACTGGTGGTGTTCCAGGTTGTCTTTTTGCAGTCTCACTGTGCATCCCAGAAGGTTTCTATGTCATATTAGTGTGGTTCTGAAACGTAAAAACTTCTCCAGTCTGAAAAAAATACCACCTGGAGCGGCACCATCGACTGACTGACAGTCTGACCAACCAAACATTTTGAGCCGGCTAAATGTAGACTTTCACACACACTTTGAAtctctaaccctcctctctcttccacggATGCTCAGGGCATCCGTTTGCCGAGGCAAGCTGAGGAGCGTGAGGCTCCAAAGAGGTAGCTGAGGAGCGTGAGGCTCCAGAAGAGGTAGCTGAGGAGCGTGAGGCTCCAGAAGAGGTAGCTGAGGAGTGTGATGCTCCAGAGAGGTAGCTGAGGAGCGTGAGGCTCCAGAAGAGGTAGCTGCGGAGCGTGAGGCTCCAGAAGAGGTAGCTGAGGAGCGTGAGGCTCCAGAAGAGGTAGCTGAGGAGCGTGAGGCTCCAGAAGAGGTAGCTGAGGAGCGTGAGGCTCCAGAAGAGGTAGCTGCGGAGCGTGAGGCTCCAGAAGAGGTAGCTGCGGAGCGTGAGGCTCCAGAAGAGGTAGCTGAGGAGCGGAGGCTCCAGAAGAGGTAGCTGAGGAGCGTGAGGCTCCAGAAAGAGTAGCTGAGGAGCGTGAGGCTCCAGAAGAGGTTAGCTGAGGAGCGTGAGGCTCCAGAAGAGGTAGCTGGGAGCGTGAGCTCCAGAAGAGGTAGCTGAGGAGCTGAGGCTCCAGAAGAGGAGCTGAGGAGCGTGAGGCTCCAGAAAGGTAGCTGAGGAGCGTGAGGCTCCAGAAGAGGTAGCTGAGGAGCGTGAGGCTCCAGAAGAGGTAGCTGAGGAGCGTGAGGCTCCAGAAGAGGTAGCTGAGGAGCGTGAGGCTCCAGAAGAGGTAGCTGAGGAGCGTGAGGCTCCAGAAGAGTAGCTGAGGACGTGAGGCTCCAGAAGAGGTAGCTGAGGAGCGTTAGGCTCCAGAAGAGTAGCTGAGGGCGTGAGGCTCCAGAAGAGGTAGCTGAGGAGCGTGAGGCTCCAGAAGAGGTAGCTGAGGAGCGTGAGGCTCCAGAAGAGGTAGCTGAGGAGCGTGCGGCTGAGGAGGCTGTGGTTGAGGAACCGGCCCCGGTGGCTGATGTTGCTCATTTATTttccatgtgtctgtgtgtccatcaGGAATGCCTACATTGACACCACCATGGCGGTGAGCACCTACTCTGGCATCCTGCAGGAACAGGTTTACCATATCTTACACCAACAGTAAATATAATTCCTTGCTTACCTCTGCATCTTCAAAGTCCCTTGGTGAGGAGACTGTCGTAGCTGTGCGCCCCTACTCTCTTTAGGCTCACCTCAGACTGCATACAGAACCTTACCATTATGAATGAAGAAAAGAGCCCTAGTGTTTCACCACGGGAAACCCAGTTGGGCAGaaacacatgtcaaattataGTGGCACCCAGTGGTGCAGTCAACTCAAATGACTCTGACGTCAGATTTCAGGCACATCTGGAACAGTTTGAAATACTGTGTTATTTTATGTCAACAAATTATCTTGAAATAAAAACATGAATAGCAGGAAAACAGTAGACCCTATGTGTTTCTTGAGGAGCATGATTCAGTTGTATGAGTCTGTATGACCTGTTTGTTCAGTTGTGTATTATTAGACAAAGTTGTGTAATGTAGGATATGTTCATGCATATCTCCCAGATTTGTATGATGAACATTACAGGCCAGTACAGAatagtacagaacagaacagtccaGAACAGTCCAGAACAGAATAGTACAGAACAGTCCAGTCCAGAACAGGACAGTCCAGAACAGTccagtacagaacagaacagtccaGAACAGAATAGTACAGAACAGTCCAGTCCAGAACAGAATAGTACATAACAGTCCAGAACAAATCAgtccagaacagaacagaacagtcaaGAACAGAATAGTCCAGAACAGAATAGTCCAGAACAGTCCAGAACAGAATAGTACAGTCCAAAACAGTCCAGAACAGAAAAGTCCATAACCGAACAGAACAGTCCAGAACAGTACagaatagtagagtagagtacagaggAGGGATATAACAATATGTTTCCTGAACTGGGCAACTGAGTCACACAAGTCCAACACGTTTTTCCCACTACCAGAGAGAAATACAGCAGACATACAGTGTGGGTGGTCAATCACAAAGTGCAAATATTACATGTCTGCTGTTGCTGCCCTGTTTCACTGCACCCTCTTGCCAGGTCGCTATGTAGCTGAACATGTTCTTCATAACCTACTTGGCTAAATAAAGGGCCTCaattaataattaaataaataagacatatACACCAATTAAAATATGTTTAATGAGTTCGATCTTCAATCTCACTCCAAAAGCTAATTCCGCGCCAAACAGATTAGATAATGATCAAGGGCACAACCCTCCCTATTCAACCAATGATCAGTGAGAAGGGATATGGTCAGGAGGTTTTTGCTTTAGTGCTACAGATAATCTAAGAAAACGTGCATTACTCTGTCCTTGTCTGTTCCCTTGCTATGTCAACTCATTTATTGATACCTTCTATTCAGTCAACGTTTTTACCCGACAGATCTCAAAGTGATTGACAAATGTCAAGACATTAGATGCATACCAGCCTGTCCCTTCAGtttatcaccaccaccacctaccaGAGACCTGGTCATATTGACAGGGCACAAAACAACCTGTCATAGTGACAGGACACAAAACAACCTGACGTGTGACAGGGAATCAGGTGACTGGAGTGTTTACACAGCACTAAATTTAGTAaacaaagaaggaaaaaaaatctTTCAATACTAAGAAAAAGTTCAGTATTTCACAACTTAATGTTGAGTTTGCAGTGTCAGTTAAAAGAACTGAAGCATGGATGACAGTTTCTTCTGGCCCATAGAGGAAACATCtaacaacaagttggaaataaaTACTGAACTCCCCCGTTGTACCAATCAAGTCTAACACGGGAAATGTAACGTAATACTGGAAATGTACAATCATACTTTATTGTAAAATCACttgacctcacacacacagccaggacagGTTATTAAGAGGATTTTTTTGCTAAAAGATCATGGCAGATTCATCACAATACACCTGAAGATTTGAATGATGCAGTTTAAACAGCTCACAGCTACAGCACTGGGCTTCACATTAGATATTCAGTAATACAGATCATGCTGCCCCACCATTCACTTTCACTGGTAGTGAGTCATTGACCGATAGTTTACCAGCACCACTTGGTGAATCTTTGTCTTAGTTTACCAGCACCACTTGGTGAATCTTTGTCTTAGTTTACCAGCACCATTTGAGTGCAGTGGGGTCTGTGCTAACCTGTAGTAACCAGACCGACGGACGTGTCAATGGTGATCTAGACTTAGGACTGTGTGCTTAGGCATGGGAGGGGGTGGTGGTAGGGGGTTGTAATATGAACTCTACTGACTTAATAAAGACCAATAAAAATCAACCAGTCTCCAATGAAAACCAATCAGCAATCAGGATAACTTGTTCTGTTACATTTCAGGACACCTATCTGGATTGGCAAATACACAGAATCCCCTACACTAAACTCAAATGATACTAAATCAACAAATTATGAACATGTTACTGTCATAGCATCTCCATCTTTgaccctgtctgtcctctctctcactttttttatcacatacacaaacacctgAACAGTGGGTGTTTATCTCAGAGGAGTGCACTTTGGCTCGGAGAACGACAAGTCAACACATCCCCACTCATATATATACAGGCTAGCTCACCGCCGCCTCTCAGCTACTGCCTGCTATTCATTACTGTCACCCAGTACGGAGAGGAGAAACAGTGAGTACAGCCATGTTCGTTTGGTTCACCCTGTTTTGGTTCACCATCTTTTGGTTCACCCTCTTTTGGTTTGCCATTTTTTAGTTCACCATCTTTTAGTTCACCATCTTCTTTAGGTTCACACATCTGTATGGAGAAAAAGAAAAGGGTGCACGTCATGATAATATCACTGTTATAAGGTGTTGTAGATGGGTATTGGGTGGGTAAGATGGGTATTACACGTCTGTCTCCAGAATGTTGGACAAAACACTCTCTGGGAGAGATCAAGTAGAGGGTATTGAGAGGGGTTCCAACTGAACAGAATAACTAAATAAATTATAGCATGtctatacagatgtaggaccttaatttgaTCCAGGAAATGAGCTGGAaagagcaggaaatgcaaacttgtagtatattcaagatttaaaaaggcttctaaagtttgcaatttaacatttcagacttgatttgctaactaaaatgtatcaaccccctacaaaaatggccattaattataataatattataattattatttcctgtttctccaggattattttcctgctgtgagaaactggtcaaagtaagatcctgcatctgtatgTGGTCTGCTGCATCATAGTGTGACACAAACCCAGAAAAATTATAGTTTCATTGTCATTAAAAACATTGCCAACCTCAGAATAGCCTTACCTTAGTCATTGGACACATGTTAAAAGACATGTTTGAGATAAAATAGAAGAGATTAGATCAGCCTGAGATGAGATAAGGCTAAGAGCAGAGCTGAAAAGGAAGAGGAAATGATGCCGACTAGTGGACAAGTTGATGAATGGTTTGTCTGATCCTCACCAAGATGTTTGCTTTGCACACAGATCTGAGTGACATCATGAACAAGATTCTGATCATCACTGTGCTTGTCACTCTTCTGGGCCTCAGTAAGTACACAGTCAAGaccctgactgactgattgactgactgactaactgactgactgactaactgactgactaactgactgactgactgactgactgactgactaactgactgactgactggactggactgagtGACTAAACGACGGTACTGACTGACCGactggactgactggactgactgactgactgaactgactgactaactgactgactaactgactgactgactgactgaacctgacttgactaactgactgactaactgactgtctGACTACTGCTgacaactgactgactgacgactgactgacctgactgactaactgactgactgactaatctgactgactgactgactgaccgacttaactgactgactaactgactaactgactgactgaggctgactaactgactgactgactaactggactgactaactgactgactgactaactgactgactgactgactgactaactaactgactgactaactgactgactgactgactgactaactgactaactTGACTAactgacactgactgactgactaactgactgactgactaactgactgactaactgactgactgactaactaactgacCGATTGACTGacttgactaactgactgactactgactgactgtctgactaccGACTGACTAACTGacgactgactaactgactgactgactaactaactgtctgactgactgactgactaactgactgactgactgactgactgactaactgtctgactacctgactgactgactgactgactgactaactaactgactgactgactgactgactgactgtgactgactgactgactgactgactgactgactgactaaaacTGAGACTGAtgactaactaactgactgactgattgactgactgactaactgactaacCTGTCTGACTGACATATGACtaactgactggactgactggactAACTGGACTGACTAAccgactgaactgactgactaaACTTGCGACTAACTGGACTGactactgtctgactgactgactgactaactgtctgactaaactgactgactgactgactgactgactaactgactgactaactgactgactaactgactgactaactgactgactgactgactgactaactaactaactaactgactgactgactgactgactgactgactgatgactgactgactaactgactgacataCTGGTGGTGTTCCAGGTTGTCTTTTATGCAGTCTCACTGGGCATCCCAGAAGGTTGCTTTATCATaatagcatttcgctacacctacaataacatctgctaattttgtgtatgcgaccaataaaatttgatttgatttgaaacattaAACACTCCAGATAAGAGCACCTCGAGCGGCAAtaatgactgactgacagactgaccaacCAACCATTTtgaccctctaaccctaaccctcccctTCTAGGTGCTCAGGGCCTCCGTCTGCCTAGACAAGCTGAGGGTACGCCTGAGGAACCGGTTGCAGATGTTGCCGAGGCTGATGGAGAGCAGGGAACCCTGGAAAAGCTGACCAGCGCCGCCAAGAGCTACTACAAAACATCCATCAGCACCGCCTCTAGCTGGCTGGACAGCATCGATGGCGTGAAGCTGAAGGAGAAGGCCAAGtaagacagacacgcacacacacaagaacgGAACAGCAGGTCAAGATAGCAGGCTGACAGTTAATGCACTGTCCATGTGTCTGTGTCCATCAGGAATGCCCTCAGTGACACCACCGTGGCGGTGATCACTTACGCTGGCATCCTGCAGGACCAGGTCTACCACATCTTATACCAACAGTAAAGACCCTTCCTTGTTTCCCTCTGTGTCCCCAACGTCTTCAAAATGCCTTGGTGAGGAGAGTGTCGCAGCTGTGGGCCCCTACTCTCTCATCCTGGAGCCTCCGATCAGCTTCACCAGACCTCCAACCCTCGTGACGTCCCCCTGGAGTCGGTGTAGATTGAAATACAGTATTATTTTATGTCAACATTTTACGTTtcaatcatttagcagacgctcttatccagaacaacttacaattagtgcattcatctaaagatagctaggtgagacaaccacatatcacagtcgtaggaagttaaaacattttacagtaaagtagctatcagcaaagtcagtgaaAGTAggaaaatacttttttaaatgttatttttaatgtCAACGTATCTTGAAATAAAAACATGCGTTTGTAGAAAACCAGTAAACCCTATGTGTTTCTTGAGGGGCATTATTCATATGAGTCAGTACGATCATTGTACTTAGTGTTTTATTATCAGACAAAGTTGAGAGACGTAGGATATGTCATCACAGGTTTGTGATGTCAATATGGTTGTGTGTACATCATGTCTCAGAGTTTACAATATGGACAATATGGAGTCTCACAATGCCTACTGTACATAACTATCACCTAACACTGAGTCAGCTGCCTCTCCACCTGAATATAAAGGAAAAAGAAAACACTGATTCCTGTGACTGTTTCTGAGAGACACATTCTCAACCAGAGCTTGAGTTTCTAAATGAGTGGAAATAAAGGGTGTCCTCTGGGTTTCTGATCTCAGAAAGGTTCGAAGTGAGCTATTCATGATCCTTTTGAAGCTGCAATGATAACTGacagaaataatacattttacctcAAATATGATCATGTTCACTGAAGATGTAAGACCCTGGAGCTACAAGACCACAGAGAAGAACATCTTGAACTGTTAGTTAACCTCTTCATAGGGTTGTGATACACTAGCAGGGATATGGCCAATCTGCCTCAGTCTAAATTCATTCAAACTGACTCAAAATGTATTCAAACTAAATACCTGAAATCCCTGAGTAGGCTTCTTCTGAGTACCTACATTTCCCCATCATGATTTCCCAATTCTCTCACAACTTTATCTGTCTCACAAGGCCACATTGTTGCCTTCTCTTAGTAATCAAACCACGGTTAATGAATAGCTTCACTTGATATTACTAAATGAGGGCACTGACATTGATACAAGGGGTTACATAATAGTAGATTCCCACTGAGTACTTTGATCACAGTTGAAATATTAACTCTAAATGCTAGGAATTATATGAGTAGCCTTATCTCTTCTTGTTTATTCGTTTCTTTCCAATGGTGACAGTAAAAGGACATAGCACCTGTACTACAAGAGCAACAATGTGTCTCATACTAAAGGGCAACGTGTTTTAAATTAAAGGGCTAAGttttttgttctgtttgtttgtttttgctttgttgtttgtgttttaataatgtaaaaaaaatatactgtTATATTTGTATTATGTCAAAAATGGCAAATTGTATGCTctttatacagatgtaggatcttcatttgatcaccttGCTGCAGGAGAGCTGTTGTGtattttgaggtttaaaaaggctcctGAAGTATTTAATCTCCACCTAGAAATTTCAGACTTTGATTTTCCCAGTATTCAACCCTTACAAAATGTCCATTGATTATAATGCACATAATAATCCACatgttctgttgctgcaggattgtttttcttgctttagaaaactgGCTGAAATTAAGATGCCTACATCTGTATgtccaataaaataaaagtatattaCAAACACATCTGTAATTGACTGGATGGGGGCCTATAGTCACAGCATACTATCCAGTCACAGCATACCTATCCAGTTCACAGCATACCTATCCAGTCACAGCATACCTATCCAGTCACAGCATACCTATCCAGGTCACAGCATACCTATCCAGTCACAGCATACCATCCAGTCACAGCATACCTATCCAGTCACAGCATACCTATCCAGTCGCAGCATACCTATCCAGTCACAGCACACCTATCCAGTCACAGCATACCTATCAGTCAAGCATACGTATCAGTCACACTACCTATCCAGTCACAGCATACCTATCCAGTCCAGCATTAATAAAGAATAACCTATCCAGTCACAGCATACCTATCCAGTCGCAGGGCATTACTATCGCAGTCACGCATAACCTATCCGTCACAGCATACCTATCAGTCACAGCATTACCTATCGCAGTCACAGCATACCTATCCAGTCACAGCATACCTATCAGTCGCAGCATACCTATCCAGTCGCCAGCATACCTATCCAGTCCGCAGCATAACGCTTCATCACTAGATACTTCCAGTCAGCCATACCTTCGCAGTCCACATAGCACAGTCCGAAAAGCCATACCTTCCAGTCCCCACAAGATACACGCAGCCACAGTAACCAGTCCAGTGCCTATTCCAGGCCCAGGGCCCAAGCATACCTATCCAGTCACAGCATACCTAATCCAGTCAAGCACTACCTATCCAGTCACAGCATACCTATCCAGTCACAGCATACCTATCCAGTCACAGCATACCTATCCAGTCACAGCATACCTATCCAGTCACAGCATACAGTCACAGCATACCTATCCAGTCACAACATACCTATCCAGTCACAGCATACCTATCCAGTCACAGCATACCTATCCAGTCGCAGCATACCTATCCAGTCACAGACATGAGAGAAGTGCCAGGAAAACAAAGCACAGGTGCAGCCCAGGCGGTCAACTCCCAGAGATCTAAAGGCTAGAGGCACAGATACACAGGTATAAAAGAACCACAGACTAAACCCAGTCTCATACAGAGACCAAGACATGATGAAGCTGCTACTGCTGGCCTTGGCTTTGGGATGTGCAGGTAAGACTGTAATACACAGTATCTACAGCATCATGAGACAGTTATGCAATGCAAGAGCATGAAGAATGATACCTTCTTTTAGAGACAGGTTAGGGAGGGAGATAtacggcagcgtagcctagtgcgttggactagtaaccgtaaaggttgcaagatcaaatccccgagctgacaaggtacaaatctgtagttctgcccctgaacaaggcagttaacccactgttcctaggctgtcattgaaaataagaatttgttctgaactgacttgcctagtaaaataaaatacactgagtgtactgaacattatgctctttccatgacatagactgaccgggtgtatctcaatattaggaaggtgttcttaatgttttgtacactcagtctttACACTCATCTATACTAtgaccatttctctctctcttatttagcGGCTGTTCCAGTAAAGGAGGATGGAGCGTTGTTGCAGGAAGTTTGCCAACCCCACTCCAGACCCTGGCAGGTCTACCTGTGGAACACTAAGGTGGGCTGGTATGGGGAGGAAAGGTGTAGTGGTGCCCTCATCAACGAGTGGTGGGTGCTTACCGCCTGGAACTGCTTTGTCGAGTAGGTATTccccctttttttctttcttgaaaTCAGTGTAAAATGCATGCAGCCCATATGTTCACcgaaaacaaacaaatatttttgttaaactccactctactctactctactctactcctcctcctcctcagacctgGCCACACTATGGTTTCTCTGGGGGAGCATGACCTGACAGTGGAGGAAGGGACAGAGCAACACATCTGGGTGGCCAGATATGTGCANNNNNNNNNNNNNNNNNNNNNNNNNNNNNNNNNNNNNNNNNNNNNNNNNNNNNNNNNNNNNNNNNNNNNNNNNNNNNNNNNNNNNNNNNNNNNNNNNNNNNNNNNNNNNNNNNNNNNNNNNNNNNNNNNNNNNNNNNNNNNNNNNNNNNNNNNNNNNNNNNNNNNNNNNNNNNNNNNNNNN
This region of Salvelinus sp. IW2-2015 linkage group LG6.1, ASM291031v2, whole genome shotgun sequence genomic DNA includes:
- the LOC139027870 gene encoding uncharacterized protein, whose translation is MTVHHYFKTRILKVSSSAVAKTIKHYNETGSHEDRHRKGRPRVTSAAEVGVYLRGVHFGSENDKSTHPHSYIYRLAHRRLSATACYSLLSPSTERRNNLSDIMNKILIITVLVTLLGLSAQGLRLPRQAEGTPEEPVADVAEADGEQGTLEKLTSAAKSYYKTSISTASSWLDSIDGVKLKEKAKNALSDTTVAVITYAGILQDQVYHILYQQ
- the LOC111964602 gene encoding trypsinogen-like protein 3, which translates into the protein MMKLLLLALALGCAAAVPVKEDGALLQEVCQPHSRPWQVYLWNTKVGWYGEERCSGALINEWWVLTAWNCFVEPGHTMVSLGEHDLTVEEGTEQHIWVARYVLVCETPQMQRKSQNQDQDQDQDQTSTIN